A genome region from Coprococcus phoceensis includes the following:
- the trpC gene encoding indole-3-glycerol phosphate synthase TrpC, translating into MTVLEELADYAKERTRQAKRKISPEQMRGRALELPKGIFAFEKALKKPELSFICECKKASPSKGVIASDFPYQKIAREYEAAGADCISVLTEPRWFLGSDRYLEEIVSMVKIPCIRKDFTVDEYMIYEAKVLGASAVLLICSILSKEQIREYIQICDMLGLSALVEAHDEREVQMAVDAKSRIIGVNNRNLKDFSVDTDNSRRLREQIPTEILFVSESGVQSAKDVKKLREIGADAVLIGETLMRAADKKAKLRELRGVI; encoded by the coding sequence ATGACTGTTTTAGAAGAACTCGCAGATTATGCAAAAGAGCGTACCAGGCAGGCAAAAAGAAAAATATCGCCTGAACAGATGAGGGGGAGAGCACTGGAACTGCCAAAGGGAATATTTGCATTTGAAAAAGCACTGAAAAAGCCGGAACTCTCTTTTATTTGTGAATGTAAGAAAGCATCTCCATCGAAAGGAGTGATTGCTTCTGATTTCCCGTATCAGAAAATTGCAAGGGAATATGAGGCGGCGGGAGCTGACTGTATCTCAGTGCTGACGGAACCCAGATGGTTTTTAGGAAGTGACAGGTATCTGGAAGAGATTGTAAGTATGGTTAAAATTCCGTGTATCCGCAAGGATTTTACAGTGGATGAATATATGATTTACGAGGCGAAGGTGCTTGGGGCATCCGCAGTACTTTTAATCTGTTCGATTCTTTCAAAAGAACAGATTCGTGAATACATTCAGATTTGTGATATGCTCGGGCTTTCCGCTTTGGTTGAGGCACACGATGAACGGGAAGTGCAGATGGCGGTGGACGCAAAGTCACGCATTATCGGTGTCAATAATCGGAATCTCAAAGATTTTTCGGTGGATACGGACAACAGTCGCAGGCTGCGGGAACAGATTCCAACGGAAATCTTGTTTGTGTCGGAAAGTGGTGTTCAAAGTGCAAAGGATGTAAAAAAACTTCGTGAGATTGGGGCGGATGCTGTACTGATCGGTGAGACACTGATGCGTGCCGCAGATAAAAAGGCAAAGCTGAGAGAACTGCGAGGTGTGATATGA
- the trpD gene encoding anthranilate phosphoribosyltransferase: MIKEAIVKIVNKEDLTYKEAYAVMNEIMSGETTATQNAAFLAALSTKSARAETTDEIAGCAAAMRAHATKVETDMELFEIVGTGGDNAHSFNISTTSALVAAAGGMKVAKHGNRAASSQCGTADCLEALGVNIQQSPEKCVELLREVGMCFFFAQKYHASMKYVGAIRKELGFRTVFNILGPLTNPGTPSMQLLGVYDEYLVEPLAQVLINLGVKRGMVVYGQDKLDEISMSAPTTVCEIRDGWFKSSVITPEMFGFERCTKEELRGGSPKENADITLSILNGERGHKRNAVLMNAGASLYIGGKAESMEEGIALAGRLIDSGKALETLRRLIEISNRQEVKE; encoded by the coding sequence ATGATCAAAGAAGCAATTGTAAAAATCGTAAATAAAGAGGATCTTACTTATAAAGAGGCATATGCGGTGATGAATGAGATTATGAGCGGAGAGACAACTGCCACACAGAATGCGGCGTTTCTTGCGGCGCTTTCCACGAAGAGCGCAAGGGCCGAGACGACAGACGAGATTGCCGGCTGTGCGGCGGCAATGCGGGCACATGCCACAAAGGTGGAGACAGATATGGAATTGTTTGAGATTGTAGGAACAGGTGGAGACAATGCCCATAGCTTTAATATTTCGACTACATCGGCGCTTGTCGCAGCTGCCGGTGGAATGAAAGTGGCAAAGCATGGAAATCGGGCAGCATCTTCCCAGTGTGGAACAGCAGATTGTCTGGAGGCGCTTGGTGTGAACATTCAGCAAAGCCCTGAAAAATGCGTGGAACTTTTGCGGGAAGTGGGAATGTGCTTTTTCTTCGCACAGAAATATCATGCATCTATGAAATATGTGGGAGCGATTCGTAAGGAGCTTGGTTTTCGCACAGTGTTTAATATTTTAGGACCACTTACCAATCCGGGGACACCGTCTATGCAGCTTTTGGGAGTATATGACGAATATCTTGTGGAACCACTTGCTCAGGTGTTGATCAATTTGGGAGTGAAACGAGGAATGGTTGTGTATGGGCAGGATAAATTAGATGAGATTTCTATGAGTGCTCCGACAACTGTTTGCGAGATTCGGGACGGATGGTTCAAGTCTTCTGTAATCACTCCGGAAATGTTTGGGTTTGAGCGTTGTACAAAAGAAGAGTTAAGAGGTGGAAGCCCAAAGGAGAATGCGGATATTACGCTCAGTATTTTAAACGGAGAACGCGGACATAAGAGAAATGCAGTTCTGATGAATGCTGGAGCATCATTGTATATCGGGGGTAAGGCGGAAAGTATGGAGGAAGGAATTGCACTTGCAGGCAGACTGATTGATTCCGGAAAAGCACTCGAGACTCTGCGCAGACTGATAGAAATAAGCAATCGTCAGGAGGTGAAAGAATGA
- a CDS encoding anthranilate synthase component II — MILLIDNYDSFSYNLYQLIGEMEQDIRVIRNDEMTVEEIRALNPKRIILSPGPGRPEDAGVIIEVAKTLGKKIPTFGVCLGHQAICAAFGATVTYAKELMHGKQSQITFDKDCLLFQACPENMQVARYHSLAAEMKTMPECLKVTAKTEDGEVMAVQHKDYPIYGVQFHPESIMTPDGKTMLKNFLQGGMSR; from the coding sequence ATGATTTTACTGATTGATAATTATGATAGTTTTTCTTACAACCTGTATCAGCTGATCGGTGAGATGGAGCAGGATATTCGGGTGATTCGAAACGATGAGATGACAGTGGAAGAAATCAGAGCGTTGAATCCCAAACGCATCATTCTCTCGCCCGGACCGGGAAGACCAGAGGATGCAGGTGTTATTATAGAAGTGGCAAAGACACTTGGAAAAAAGATTCCAACATTTGGTGTCTGCCTTGGGCATCAGGCAATCTGTGCAGCGTTTGGAGCAACGGTCACCTATGCAAAAGAACTGATGCACGGGAAACAGTCGCAGATTACATTTGACAAGGACTGTTTGCTATTTCAAGCTTGTCCGGAAAATATGCAAGTGGCGCGCTATCATTCACTTGCGGCTGAGATGAAAACGATGCCGGAATGTCTGAAAGTGACAGCGAAAACGGAAGATGGAGAGGTCATGGCAGTACAGCATAAAGACTATCCGATTTACGGGGTGCAGTTTCATCCAGAATCAATTATGACGCCAGATGGAAAAACCATGTTAAAAAATTTCTTGCAGGGGGGTATGAGCAGATGA
- a CDS encoding anthranilate synthase component I family protein, whose translation MKILPEFREVKKIAESGQYNVVPISCEILSDFTTPIETMKILKNVSTHCYMLESAVADEQWGRYTFLGFAPKLEITCIDGEMQIGNVKIETENPSEHIRQILADYKSPRFAYLPSFTGGLVGYFSYDYLGYSEPSVRCRVEDSEAFKDVDLMLFDKVIAFDHVRQKIILIVNMSLDDIEVGYNKTVLELKQLVELLKKGEKKQETKGCLMGEVIPLFEKEQFCGMVEQAKQYIREGDIFQIVLSNRLSAPFEGSLLNTYRMLRTINPSPYMFYFSGTDVEVAGASPETLVKLENGILHTFPLAGTRPRGKTNEEDRALSQELLADEKELAEHNMLVDLGRNDLGKISRFGTVKVEKFHTIEYFSHVMHIGSTVRGEICKGKDALDAIEAVLPAGTLSGAPKIRACQLIGELENNKRGIYGGAIGYIDFTGNMDTCIAIRIAYKKNGKVFVRSGAGIVADSVPEKEYTECINKAKAVVDALKLAEEGEI comes from the coding sequence ATGAAAATATTACCGGAATTTCGTGAAGTGAAAAAGATTGCAGAGAGCGGACAATACAATGTTGTGCCAATCAGTTGTGAGATTTTATCTGATTTTACAACACCAATTGAGACGATGAAAATATTGAAAAATGTATCCACACATTGTTATATGCTGGAGTCGGCTGTGGCAGATGAACAGTGGGGACGTTATACCTTTCTTGGATTTGCGCCCAAGTTAGAAATCACCTGTATTGACGGGGAAATGCAAATTGGGAATGTCAAAATTGAGACGGAGAATCCTTCAGAGCATATCAGACAGATTCTTGCAGATTACAAAAGTCCTCGATTTGCGTATCTGCCTTCTTTTACAGGAGGACTAGTCGGTTATTTTTCTTATGACTATCTGGGATACAGTGAACCATCTGTGAGATGCAGGGTGGAAGACAGTGAGGCATTTAAAGATGTGGATTTGATGCTGTTTGATAAAGTCATTGCATTTGATCATGTTCGTCAGAAAATCATTTTGATTGTAAATATGTCTCTGGACGATATAGAAGTTGGTTATAACAAGACGGTGCTGGAGTTAAAACAGCTTGTAGAATTGTTGAAAAAAGGTGAAAAAAAGCAGGAAACAAAAGGATGTTTGATGGGAGAAGTCATACCACTGTTTGAGAAAGAGCAATTCTGTGGCATGGTAGAACAGGCAAAACAATATATCCGGGAGGGAGATATTTTCCAGATTGTACTTTCTAATCGTCTGAGTGCCCCGTTTGAAGGAAGTCTGCTGAATACTTACCGCATGCTTCGGACAATTAATCCGTCGCCATATATGTTTTATTTTTCCGGTACGGATGTTGAGGTTGCCGGTGCATCGCCGGAGACTTTGGTGAAACTGGAAAATGGAATTTTGCATACATTTCCGCTTGCAGGAACGAGACCGAGGGGGAAAACAAATGAGGAAGACAGAGCCCTTTCGCAAGAACTGCTTGCAGATGAAAAGGAACTTGCAGAACATAATATGCTAGTTGATCTTGGAAGAAATGATCTCGGAAAAATCAGCAGATTTGGAACGGTGAAGGTAGAAAAGTTTCATACTATCGAATACTTCTCGCATGTCATGCATATCGGATCGACTGTGCGTGGGGAAATTTGCAAGGGAAAAGATGCGCTTGATGCAATCGAGGCGGTACTGCCTGCCGGAACGCTTTCAGGTGCTCCGAAAATCAGGGCGTGTCAGTTGATCGGAGAGTTGGAGAATAACAAACGTGGCATTTACGGAGGGGCAATCGGGTACATTGATTTTACCGGAAATATGGATACCTGTATTGCAATTCGCATTGCATATAAGAAAAACGGAAAGGTATTTGTAAGGTCAGGAGCGGGAATTGTCGCCGATTCTGTTCCGGAAAAAGAATATACAGAGTGCATCAATAAGGCAAAAGCTGTTGTGGATGCATTGAAATTGGCAGAGGAGGGAGAAATATGA
- a CDS encoding RpnC/YadD family protein, which yields MTLHKINKKYKDRLFRLIFQDKKDLLELYNAINNSDYTNPEDLTITTIEDVVYMGMKNDLSFLIDDVLNLYEHQSSYSPNLPLRGLFYFSSLYREQIESVKQRLYTNSPLYIPFPQYLVFYNGTKEEPERQELKLSDLFITNGKGATPALECTALVLNINLGHNRRLMEKCKALKEYAQFIAIIRENIAVGMIFEDAVENAVDVCIKKGILSEILRKNRAEVIEMILTEYDENEFRDFLKEEAWNEGHKAGRETGLLEGMIKTCMDFQISKEQTIAKLRKDFSMSEEEAKQSVEKYWK from the coding sequence TTGACATTACATAAAATAAATAAGAAGTATAAAGACAGATTATTTCGCCTTATTTTTCAGGACAAGAAAGATTTGCTGGAGCTTTACAATGCGATAAATAACAGTGATTATACCAATCCGGAAGATTTGACAATTACAACGATTGAAGATGTTGTATATATGGGGATGAAGAATGATTTGTCATTTCTGATTGATGATGTGCTGAATCTTTATGAACATCAAAGCTCGTATAGCCCAAATCTGCCATTACGCGGGCTGTTTTATTTTTCATCTCTGTATCGGGAGCAGATTGAGTCGGTAAAACAGCGGTTGTATACGAATTCACCACTTTATATTCCGTTTCCACAGTATCTTGTTTTTTACAATGGGACGAAAGAAGAACCGGAACGGCAGGAGCTGAAGCTGAGCGATTTGTTTATCACAAATGGGAAGGGAGCAACACCAGCATTAGAATGTACTGCGTTAGTTCTTAATATTAATCTTGGGCATAACCGAAGGTTGATGGAAAAGTGCAAAGCATTGAAGGAATATGCTCAATTTATTGCGATTATTCGTGAAAATATAGCGGTGGGAATGATATTTGAAGATGCTGTAGAAAATGCTGTGGATGTCTGTATTAAGAAGGGAATACTGTCTGAGATACTTCGGAAAAACCGAGCGGAGGTTATTGAAATGATTTTGACAGAGTATGATGAGAATGAATTTCGAGACTTTTTGAAAGAAGAGGCATGGAATGAAGGACATAAGGCTGGTCGAGAAACTGGATTGCTTGAGGGGATGATTAAGACCTGCATGGATTTTCAGATATCCAAAGAACAGACAATAGCGAAACTTAGAAAAGATTTTTCAATGTCAGAGGAAGAAGCAAAGCAGTCTGTAGAAAAGTATTGGAAATAA
- a CDS encoding tyrosine-type recombinase/integrase, with protein MGKDLKGKELGKGISQRADGRYIARFTSKTGKRKTLYDFKLNELKRKLREAVYEDEHGLNGNGESITLNAWYVTWTELYKKKTVKMTTIYKNHSYYNARVKNSIGKMYLQDIKTYHVQKFINELIDSGLAHGTVSNIRFMLSDMFDKAVLSEYIRKNPCIAVEMPPKVKKERRVLTREEQKKFFTFASSYIHINVLKFAVTTGCRIGEVLGLKWEDCDFEKREITINKTIHYSKASSPVEGSKFFYTTAKTISSNRVIPMTDEVYEILQNQKIKQTEQKMWKRSIWKQHKEFQNLVFTCSDGSPVYYYNVNSAIKDYVAKINVIEIELAKEEKREPKIFELFTCHTLRHTYATRCYENGVDQQVVQKLLGHSTLAMTTDLYTHVSEEKKKEEVAELKILA; from the coding sequence ATGGGTAAAGATTTAAAAGGAAAAGAACTCGGTAAGGGAATTTCACAGAGAGCAGATGGACGCTATATTGCAAGATTTACAAGCAAAACAGGAAAACGTAAAACGCTTTATGATTTTAAACTGAATGAATTAAAACGGAAGTTGCGAGAAGCTGTTTATGAAGATGAACATGGTTTGAATGGCAACGGCGAAAGTATCACTTTAAACGCATGGTATGTAACGTGGACGGAGTTGTATAAGAAGAAAACAGTTAAAATGACTACGATATATAAAAACCACAGTTACTATAACGCAAGAGTGAAGAACTCTATCGGAAAGATGTATTTGCAGGACATTAAAACATATCATGTTCAAAAATTCATAAATGAATTGATAGATAGCGGTCTTGCACATGGAACGGTGTCGAACATCAGATTTATGCTGAGTGATATGTTTGATAAAGCAGTATTGAGTGAATATATTAGAAAAAATCCCTGTATTGCTGTGGAAATGCCCCCAAAAGTGAAAAAAGAAAGACGTGTATTAACAAGAGAGGAACAGAAGAAATTCTTTACATTTGCTTCTTCTTATATACATATCAATGTTCTAAAATTTGCTGTGACAACAGGTTGTCGGATTGGAGAAGTGCTTGGGCTGAAATGGGAAGATTGTGACTTTGAAAAAAGAGAAATTACAATCAATAAGACAATCCATTATTCAAAGGCTTCCAGTCCCGTTGAGGGTTCAAAGTTTTTCTATACGACTGCAAAAACCATATCCAGTAATCGTGTCATTCCTATGACAGATGAGGTGTATGAGATTTTGCAAAATCAGAAGATAAAGCAGACAGAACAGAAGATGTGGAAACGCTCGATATGGAAACAGCATAAAGAATTTCAAAATTTGGTATTTACCTGTTCGGACGGTTCGCCAGTTTATTATTACAACGTCAATAGTGCAATCAAAGACTATGTGGCAAAAATCAACGTGATAGAGATTGAACTGGCAAAGGAAGAAAAGAGAGAGCCGAAGATATTTGAACTGTTTACCTGTCATACTCTGCGACATACATACGCTACAAGGTGTTATGAAAATGGAGTAGACCAACAGGTAGTGCAGAAACTCTTAGGTCACTCTACGTTGGCAATGACAACCGATTTATACACGCACGTTTCAGAAGAAAAGAAAAAAGAAGAAGTAGCCGAACTGAAAATATTGGCTTAA
- a CDS encoding excisionase — translation MEKALLNINEFCEYMGIGKTKARELLNNPKNRFTVRIGNRLYANKKLLDEWLEYQCKRA, via the coding sequence ATCGAGAAAGCATTACTAAATATAAATGAATTTTGTGAGTATATGGGGATTGGGAAAACAAAGGCAAGAGAACTGTTGAACAATCCGAAAAATAGATTTACAGTACGCATTGGTAATCGGTTGTATGCAAATAAGAAATTACTTGATGAATGGCTGGAATATCAATGCAAAAGGGCTTGA
- a CDS encoding replication initiation factor domain-containing protein: MATPLQIGGMVNLEERSGSFLPELPYTNRGVIRQKEKLSALIDWCQITVKEVPLEAVIEDVLRIPLELMTVTGYEKGIAGHEVVAIFDNIKVLKPTGNAQYQGFQILMSGKGCRNYENFLQLNEETWFDFLNRVCQYHINVPRIDLAIDDRKPYLSIPDLIVRTKEGLLSTKLREIDFHDSGELKEEVFQSKGGSLYLGSSASNLRLVFYEKGYEQNKKYGTELDENWNRYELRFRQEMAVSVVQELLKYRDVAGLAMEILNSKIRFLEKPTDSMTTRKRLYPTYQAWAELMKDIGKVKLTMQPQKKSLQKVWEWLEKYVAPSLKLFAEVGKIEQRDYIGNLVKNGEMNITQKQLYDDYIKARKLGERG, encoded by the coding sequence ATGGCAACGCCATTGCAGATAGGAGGTATGGTAAATTTGGAAGAAAGAAGCGGAAGTTTTCTTCCAGAACTCCCCTACACTAACAGGGGAGTAATACGACAGAAAGAAAAATTAAGTGCCTTGATAGACTGGTGTCAGATAACCGTTAAGGAAGTTCCGTTAGAAGCAGTTATAGAAGATGTACTGAGAATACCTTTGGAACTTATGACCGTAACGGGCTATGAAAAGGGGATTGCAGGACATGAGGTTGTGGCAATCTTCGATAATATCAAGGTGCTAAAGCCGACAGGAAACGCACAGTATCAGGGCTTTCAGATTTTGATGAGTGGGAAAGGCTGTCGCAACTATGAGAATTTTTTACAACTCAATGAGGAAACATGGTTTGATTTCTTAAACAGAGTTTGCCAGTATCATATCAATGTTCCTCGGATTGATTTGGCGATCGACGACAGAAAACCGTATTTGAGTATTCCCGATTTGATTGTACGGACAAAAGAGGGATTGCTTTCCACAAAACTAAGGGAGATAGATTTTCACGACTCGGGAGAACTGAAAGAAGAAGTGTTTCAGAGTAAAGGTGGAAGTCTTTATCTCGGCAGTTCAGCCAGTAATTTGAGATTGGTATTTTATGAAAAGGGATATGAACAGAATAAAAAATATGGAACAGAATTAGATGAAAATTGGAACAGATATGAATTGAGATTTCGGCAGGAAATGGCAGTAAGTGTAGTACAGGAATTATTGAAATATAGAGATGTGGCAGGACTGGCAATGGAAATATTGAACAGCAAAATACGATTTTTAGAAAAGCCGACAGATAGCATGACAACACGAAAAAGACTTTATCCAACCTATCAAGCGTGGGCGGAACTGATGAAAGATATAGGCAAGGTGAAACTTACCATGCAACCACAGAAGAAAAGTTTACAAAAGGTGTGGGAGTGGTTGGAAAAATATGTTGCCCCGTCTTTGAAACTGTTTGCAGAGGTTGGGAAGATAGAGCAGAGAGATTATATCGGTAATCTTGTGAAAAATGGAGAAATGAATATCACACAGAAGCAGTTGTATGATGATTACATAAAAGCAAGAAAATTAGGCGAAAGGGGGTAA
- a CDS encoding helix-turn-helix domain-containing protein, translating to MNTIAERIKFAMKAKNKKQVDIVKDTGISKGAFSSYLSGQYNPKADKMELIADSLDVDLRWLYGQNVPMEHTSQNDNALQYVFYNNSCSEYLLDDLDDIYIAMMTQYAALIPRFYVLVNRAGNAMHILPLFLKEDSSQFYECPSDFFYSDRHTIFTRDFESIHMVLTTATIYYYGIDTATYEPKVTMLSYSQTDDCFHIDNGIQDGHIKAFEKELEKETLYLKHNAQ from the coding sequence ATGAATACAATCGCAGAACGGATTAAATTTGCCATGAAAGCAAAAAATAAAAAACAAGTAGATATAGTCAAAGATACAGGTATCAGCAAAGGGGCGTTTAGTTCCTATCTTTCGGGACAATACAACCCCAAAGCCGATAAAATGGAACTGATCGCCGACTCCTTAGATGTAGATTTGCGTTGGCTTTACGGACAAAATGTGCCTATGGAACATACAAGTCAAAACGATAACGCCCTGCAATATGTCTTTTATAACAACTCCTGCTCTGAGTATCTTCTTGATGATTTAGATGATATATATATCGCCATGATGACACAATATGCCGCCCTCATTCCACGCTTTTATGTCCTTGTCAATCGTGCTGGAAATGCAATGCACATACTGCCACTATTTTTGAAAGAGGATAGTTCCCAATTCTATGAATGCCCGTCTGATTTCTTTTATTCCGACAGGCATACAATTTTTACAAGAGATTTTGAAAGCATTCACATGGTATTAACAACCGCCACGATTTACTATTATGGAATTGATACAGCAACCTATGAACCGAAAGTTACCATGCTCTCCTACTCACAGACTGACGACTGCTTTCATATCGACAACGGAATACAAGACGGTCACATAAAAGCATTTGAAAAGGAACTGGAGAAAGAAACACTTTACTTAAAACATAACGCCCAGTAA
- a CDS encoding helix-turn-helix domain-containing protein, translating into MKYGHLELHIEELLKEKGISKNTICKELDIPRSNFNRYCRNEFQRLDAQLICKLCSYLECGIEELIEYVKE; encoded by the coding sequence ATGAAGTATGGACATTTGGAACTTCACATAGAGGAACTGCTGAAAGAAAAAGGAATTAGTAAGAATACCATTTGTAAGGAATTGGATATACCGAGGTCTAATTTTAATCGTTATTGCAGAAATGAATTTCAGAGATTAGACGCACAACTAATCTGTAAACTGTGCAGTTACTTGGAGTGTGGAATAGAAGAACTGATAGAGTATGTGAAAGAATGA
- a CDS encoding GNAT family N-acetyltransferase — MYEIRKIHSNEVMEALALALEVFLQFEAPDYKPEGIETFKRDIVENDEFISKCQQGICPIYAAFDKGKMIGIIGMYSNRKHINLAFTKKEYHRQGVATSIFQYLLADILKDAPKLHEITLNSSPYGKPFYLHIGFKPQSDEQEIDGIRFTPMKYTI; from the coding sequence ATGTATGAAATACGAAAAATACATAGCAATGAAGTAATGGAAGCCCTTGCTTTAGCATTAGAAGTGTTTTTACAATTTGAAGCACCGGACTATAAACCGGAGGGAATTGAAACATTCAAGCGAGATATAGTTGAAAATGATGAATTTATTTCAAAATGTCAACAAGGTATCTGCCCTATATATGCGGCGTTTGACAAGGGTAAAATGATTGGAATTATCGGTATGTATTCAAACAGGAAGCATATCAACTTAGCATTCACAAAGAAAGAATATCATCGTCAAGGTGTAGCTACTTCAATTTTTCAGTATCTTTTAGCAGATATTTTGAAAGATGCTCCAAAGTTGCACGAGATTACTTTAAATTCGTCACCATACGGTAAGCCATTTTATCTTCATATCGGATTTAAGCCACAATCAGACGAGCAAGAAATAGACGGGATTAGGTTTACCCCTATGAAGTACACAATCTGA
- a CDS encoding group II intron maturase-specific domain-containing protein, whose product MQNAIHPQHSQRSLSIFKQQVNSSLRGWVNFFTQYPTQSVPKIARYFVRFYSSS is encoded by the coding sequence TTGCAAAATGCAATACACCCTCAACACTCACAGCGTTCCCTTTCTATTTTTAAACAACAAGTAAATTCCTCGTTAAGAGGTTGGGTAAATTTCTTTACCCAATACCCTACCCAATCTGTACCCAAAATAGCACGATATTTTGTGAGATTTTACAGTAGTTCATAA
- the tsf gene encoding translation elongation factor Ts codes for MAVTAKMVKELREMTGAGMMDCKKALNETDGNMDAAIEYLRKNGQAKADKKAGRIAAEGIVKAVVKDDKVAAIVEVNSETDFVAKNADFQSYVEEVANQALNTETTDIEAFLSEAWAADNSKTVKDVLTEKISVIGENLNIRRFEKVTTDGCVVSYIHGGGRIGVLVEADTDVVNDEIKSCLRNVAMQVAAMYPKYVSRDEVDASYIEHEKEILLAQAKTENPEKPENIIEKMIIGRLNKEMKEICLLDQVYVQDSDLTVAKYVEKVAKENGANVTVKRFVRFETGEGLEKKEENFAEEVAKQMGN; via the coding sequence ATGGCAGTTACAGCAAAAATGGTAAAAGAATTAAGAGAAATGACAGGCGCAGGAATGATGGACTGTAAAAAAGCTCTTAATGAAACAGATGGAAATATGGATGCAGCAATCGAATATTTAAGAAAAAATGGTCAGGCAAAAGCTGACAAAAAAGCTGGAAGAATCGCTGCAGAAGGTATTGTAAAAGCAGTTGTAAAAGACGATAAAGTAGCAGCAATCGTTGAAGTAAACTCAGAGACAGACTTCGTTGCTAAAAATGCTGATTTCCAAAGCTACGTAGAAGAAGTTGCTAATCAGGCATTAAACACAGAGACAACAGATATCGAAGCTTTCTTGAGCGAAGCATGGGCAGCAGACAACTCTAAGACAGTAAAAGATGTTTTAACAGAAAAAATCTCTGTAATCGGAGAAAACTTAAACATCAGAAGATTTGAAAAAGTTACAACAGATGGTTGTGTAGTATCTTACATCCACGGTGGCGGAAGAATCGGTGTATTAGTAGAAGCTGATACAGATGTTGTAAATGATGAAATCAAATCATGCTTAAGAAACGTAGCTATGCAGGTTGCAGCTATGTATCCAAAGTATGTATCTCGTGATGAAGTAGATGCTTCTTACATCGAACACGAAAAAGAAATCTTATTAGCTCAGGCTAAGACAGAAAATCCAGAAAAACCAGAAAACATCATTGAAAAAATGATTATCGGACGTTTGAACAAAGAGATGAAAGAAATCTGCTTATTAGATCAGGTTTACGTTCAGGACAGTGATTTAACAGTTGCTAAATATGTAGAAAAAGTAGCTAAAGAAAACGGTGCTAACGTAACAGTTAAGAGATTTGTTCGTTTCGAAACAGGTGAAGGATTAGAAAAGAAAGAAGAAAACTTTGCTGAAGAAGTAGCAAAACAGATGGGAAACTAA
- the rpsB gene encoding 30S ribosomal protein S2: MSVISMKQLLEAGVHFGHQTRRWNPKMAEYIYTERNGIYIIDLQKSVGKVDEAYKAISDIAAEGGTILFVGTKKQAQDAIKTEAERCGMFYVNERWLGGMLTNFKTIQSRIARLKDIERMAEDGTFDVLPKKEVIEIKKEWEKLEKNLGGIKDMKKAPDAIFVVDPKKERICVQEAHTLGIPLIGIADTNCDPEELDYVIPGNDDAIRAVKLIVAKMADAVIEANQGVTGAEEVYEEVAEEVEAAEEA, encoded by the coding sequence ATGAGCGTTATTTCAATGAAACAATTATTAGAAGCAGGTGTTCACTTTGGACATCAGACAAGAAGATGGAACCCTAAAATGGCTGAGTACATCTACACAGAAAGAAACGGAATCTACATTATCGATTTACAGAAATCTGTAGGTAAAGTAGACGAAGCTTACAAAGCAATTTCTGATATCGCAGCTGAAGGTGGTACAATTCTTTTCGTTGGTACAAAGAAACAGGCACAGGATGCAATCAAAACAGAAGCAGAACGTTGCGGAATGTTCTACGTAAACGAGAGATGGTTAGGTGGAATGTTGACTAACTTCAAAACAATCCAGAGCAGAATCGCCCGCTTAAAAGATATCGAAAGAATGGCTGAAGACGGAACATTCGACGTATTACCTAAGAAAGAAGTTATCGAAATCAAAAAAGAATGGGAAAAACTTGAAAAGAACTTAGGTGGAATCAAAGACATGAAGAAAGCTCCAGATGCAATCTTCGTGGTTGACCCGAAAAAAGAAAGAATCTGTGTACAGGAAGCTCACACATTAGGAATTCCGTTGATTGGTATCGCTGATACAAACTGCGATCCAGAAGAATTAGATTACGTGATTCCAGGTAATGATGATGCAATCAGAGCTGTTAAATTAATCGTTGCTAAGATGGCAGATGCTGTAATCGAAGCAAACCAAGGTGTAACAGGTGCTGAGGAAGTATACGAAGAAGTTGCAGAAGAAGTAGAAGCAGCTGAAGAAGCGTAA